In a single window of the Nicotiana tomentosiformis chromosome 8, ASM39032v3, whole genome shotgun sequence genome:
- the LOC104087530 gene encoding filament-like plant protein 4, with protein MDRRSWPWKKKSSDKAAVEKAAAVALALASDPSDSTESQGDQSKQDNHKKPKYVQISVESYSHLTGLEDQVKSFEEQVNTLEDEITELNDKLSAAQSEMTNKENLVKQHAKVAEEAVSGWEKAEAEASTLKNHLESVTLLKLTAEDRASHLDGALKECMRQIRNLKEEHEQKLHDVVLNKTKQFDKIKHELEAKIANLDQELLRSAAENSALSRSLQERSNMLVKISEEKAQAEAEIELLKSNVESCEKEINSLKYELHIAAKEQEIRNEEKNMSVRSAEVANKQHLEGVKKIAKLEAECQRLRGLVRKKLPGPAAMAQMKLEVEGLGRDYGESRLKKFPAKPSSPQYSLPDFSFDTIQKYHKENELLTERLFAMEEETKMLKEALAKQNSELQASRSMCTQTANKLQSLEAQVRANGEHRSPPKSTVRMPTEGAFSQNASLPPSLNSMSEDGNDDNVSCAGSWATTLLSELSHIKKERTFDSPHKSECVSHMELMDDFLEMEKLANLSNDMNGAVSSPDTSNARCEIANIDTLVHVTAGNDSQLKNHNETDPSEHQAYSSEEASAPSYKPASEPSPLMKLQSRISIVLESLSKEADMQKLQEDLRQIVQEVHDSIRPQSARSIVKTTVSSETASESQLSLDDPRANVEKDIHVSQDSKSCNGTVQGISKELADAMSQIHDFVIFLGKEAEAVDGASPDGTRINEKLDEFSATYVEVVSSRLNLVNFVLDLSQVLRNASELHFNILGYKTSETEMSTSDCIDKVALPENKGLQHSGGGYSNNCARFSDSSSDPDIPHEGRLVPTSESTNTSWKCSLEEFEQLKLEKNNMALDLTKCTENLESTKSQLAETEQLLAEVKSQLISAQKSNSLAETQLKCMVESYRSLETRTEELQTEVNLLQAKIECLVNELQEEKKSHHEALARCQDLEEQFQRIESCPAADIVAKTNQEKELSAAAEKLAECQETIFLLGKQLRALRPQTDTMGSPWIERSPKRQSLSEEPTTSGMNLHDTDMDELDTATSVKTNSESPMDLYNALYSPSDSEVNNPLKSPISSKHPKHRPTKSSSSSSSGGPTPEKQSRGFSRFFSSKGKISN; from the exons ATGGATCGTCGGAGTTGGCCCTGGAAGAAGAAATCATCAGATAAGGCAGCAGTTGAGAAAGCTGCAGCTGTTGCATTAGCCTTAGCCTCTGATCCTTCAGATTCAACCGAGTCTCAGGGTGATCAG AGCAAACAGGATAACCATAAGAAACCAAAATATGTCCAAATCTCTGTTGAGTCATATTCGCATTTGACTGGACTGGAGGATCAAGTGAAGTCCTTTGAGGAACAAGTGAATACCTTAGAAGATGAAATAACGGAATTGAATGATAAGTTGTCTGCAGCACAGTCAGAAATGACTAATAAGGAGAACTTAGTGAAACAACATGCGAAGGTTGCTGAAGAAGCTGTTTCAG GTTGGGAAAAAGCTGAGGCAGAAGCTTCAACACTGAAAAATCACCTGGAATCTGTCACTCTTTTGAAGCTTACTGCTGAAGACCGCGCATCGCATTTGGATGGTGCACTGAAAGAGTGCATGCGGCAGATACGAAACTTGAAAGAAGAACATGAACAGAAACTGCATGATGTCGTTCTCAACAAAACCAAACAATTTGACAAGATAAAGCACGAGCTTGAAGCAAAGATAGCTAACTTGGACCAAGAATTACTCAGGTCTGCAGCTGAAAATTCAGCACTTTCAAGGTCTTTGCAGGAGCGTTCTAATATGCTCGTTAAAATTAGTGAAGAAAAAGCCCAAGCTGAAGCAGAGATAGAATTGTTGAAGAGCAATGTTGAATCAtgtgaaaaagaaataaattCTCTCAAATATGAACTCCATATTGCAGCAAAAGAGCAAGAAATTCGTAATGAGGAGAAAAACATGAGTGTACGGTCTGCAGAAGTTGCAAACAAACAACACCTAGAGGGAGTAAAGAAAATCGCTAAGCTGGAAGCAGAGTGTCAGAGACTACGTGGTCTTGTCCGGAAGAAGTTGCCCGGGCCTGCAGCCATGGCCCAGATGAAGCTTGAAGTAGAGGGTTTAGGCCGGGATTATGGAGAAAGTCGGTTAAAGAAGTTTCCAGCGAAGCCTTCTAGTCCACAATACAGCTTGCCAGATTTTTCATTTGATACTATACAGAAGTACCATAAAGAGAACGAGCTGTTAACAGAACGCCTTTTTGCAATGGAGGAGGAAACAAAGATGTTGAAAGAAGCTTTGGCAAAGCAAAACAGTGAATTACAAGCCTCTAGGAGTATGTGCACACAGACTGCCAACAAGCTTCAAAGTTTGGAAGCACAAGTGCGTGCAAATGGTGAACATAGAAGTCCTCCAAAGTCCACAGTTCGAATGCCTACAGAGGGTGCCTTTAGTCAAAATGCAAGCCTTCCTCCAAGCTTGAATTCTATGTCGGAAGATGGAAACGACGATAATGTAAGTTGTGCGGGGTCTTGGGCTACAACATTATTGTCTGAGCTCTCGCATATTAAGAAGGAAAGGACCTTTGATAGTCCGCATAAATCTGAATGTGTAAGTCACATGGAGCTAATGGATGACTTTTTAGAGATGGAGAAATTAGCAAATCTGTCTAATGACATGAATGGAGCTGTTTCAAGTCCAGATACAAGCAATGCAAGATGTGAAATTGCAAATATTGATACATTAGTTCATGTCACCGCAGGCAATGATTCTCAACTGAAAAATCATAATGAGACAGATCCATCTGAACATCAAGCATATTCCAGTGAGGAAGCTTCAGCTCCTAGCTATAAGCCTGCTTCAGAGCCATCCCCTCTCATGAAGCTCCAATCAAGAATTTCAATTGTATTGGAGTCTCTGTCTAAGGAGGCTGACATGCAAAAACTTCAAGAGGATTTAAGACAGATTGTGCAGGAGGTGCATGATTCTATCCGTCCCCAATCGGCGAGGAGCATTGTCAAGACTACAGTCAGTTCTGAGACTGCAAGTGAATCTCAGCTCTCTCTTGATGACCCTAGGGCAAATGTAGAAAAGGACATTCATGTCTCTCAAGATAGTAAATCATGCAATGGGACTGTTCAAGGTATTAGTAAAGAATTAGCAGATGCTATGTCTCAGATTCATGACTTTGTAATATTTCTGGGCAAAGAAGCAGAGGCTGTCGATGGAGCATCTCCAGATGGAACTCGAATTAATGAAAAGTTGGATGAGTTCTCTGCCACCTACGTTGAGGTTGTAAGCAGCAGGTTGAATTTGGTGAATTTTGTTCTTGACCTCTCTCAGGTGCTGCGTAACGCAAGTGAATTACACTTCAATATCCTGGGATACAAAACTTCTGAAACAGAAATGAGTACTTCTGATTGCATAGACAAGGTTGCTTTACCAGAAAATAAAGGTCTTCAGCACTCAGGAGGGGGATATTCAAACAATTGTGCTCGTTTCTCTGATTCTTCTTCAGATCCTGACATTCCTCATGAAGGGAGACTTGTTCCAACTTCAGAGTCAACAAACACTTCGTGGAAGTGCTCATTGGAAGAGTTTGAACAATTGAAACTTGAGAAGAATAACATGGCTCTTGATCTAACTAAATGTACAGAGAACCTGGAAAGCACAAAATCCCAATTGGCTGAAACAGAGCAGCTTCTGGCAGAGGTGAAGTCACAATTGATATCTGCTCAAAAGTCGAATAGTCTGGCTGAAACTCAGCTCAAATGTATGGTAGAATCATACAGATCACTTGAAACTCGTACGGAGGAGTTGCAAACTGAAGTAAACCTTCTTCAGGCAAAAATAGAATGTCTTGTTAATGAGCTTCAAGAGGAAAAAAAGAGTCACCACGAAGCTTTAGCTAGATGCCAGGATCTTGAAGAACAATTCCAAAG GATTGAGAGCTGTCCAGCCGCTGACATTGTTGCCAAGACCAACCAG GAGAAAGAGTTATCAGCAGCAGCCGAGAAGCTTGCAGAGTGCCAAGAAACCATATTTCTTCTTGGTAAGCAGTTGAGAGCTTTGCGTCCTCAGACAGACACGATGGGGTCTCCATGGATTGAGAGAAGTCCAAAGAGGCAGAGTCTGAGTGAAGAACCGACTACAAGTGGTATGAACTTGCATGATACTGATATGGATGAGTTGGATACTGCCACTTCTGTGAAGACAAATTCTGAATCCCCCATGGATCTATACAATGCCCTGTATAGTCCTTCAGACTCTGAAGTAAACAATCCATTGAAATCACCAATCAGCTCAAAGCATCCAAAACACCGGCCTACTAAGTCAAGCTCCTCATCTTCATCTGGGGGCCCAACACCTGAAAAGCAATCTCGTGGATTCAGCAGATTCTTTTCTTCGAAGGGAAAGATTAGCAATTAG